A single genomic interval of Scylla paramamosain isolate STU-SP2022 chromosome 12, ASM3559412v1, whole genome shotgun sequence harbors:
- the LOC135105558 gene encoding zinc transporter ZIP1-like codes for MELLTIKIIALTLLGVFSLFFGLLPLRLRKVLAKGSKRRDRVVSCLLCFGGGVLLATVFTHMLPETREGFAIALPEITYPLTEVVICAGFFLIYFIEEFMHKVFFRRDIQQRKKLTKLAAAIEEESSSAPHHHHHNNNNINSVSPSHTEIAGREGQDGNQESSRCSVYSVSGEAAKVMGPKSKWSGGVDNPVFAGDLDATAWNPSLKETILSSSQNASVPPLTNGKVTPDVEQRPEKHAVQNGVGHSHDHGHGHGHSHMPINRLGNKSIASNLRSLLVILALSFHSVFEGLAVGLQVREVDVWYLLGAISAHKFVIAFCMGLELLASGTSAGLMVIYMVVFALVSPLGVAFGILVTENLAVDTSSHLLTVTILQGLAGGTILYVTFFEVLERERGRPGGRLLKFLFVLLGFGAMASLEAFGGHSHGHGGGGHGHSHGPVQPSSTTTMAPITESLHDDHHGHSHSHGHSHGHSHNHSHGHSHLH; via the exons ATGGAGCTGCTCACTATCAAAATAATTGCCCTTACTTTGCTGGGggtattttccctcttctttggGCTGCTGCCGCTCCGCCTGAGGAAGGTGCTGGCGAAGGGAAGCAAGAGGCGTGACAGGGTTGTGTCGTGCCTCCTGTGCTTTGGCGGCGGCGTGCTGCTGGCCACCGTGTTCACCCACATGCTGCCGGAGACCAGGGAAGGGTTTGCTATCGCCCTCCCGGAAATCACGTACCCGCTGACTGAGGTGGTGATTTGCGCCGGATTCTTCCTCATCTACTTCATCGAGGAGTTCATGCACAAG GTGTTCTTCAGGCGGGACATTCAGCAGAGGAAAAAACTAACGAAACTCGCCGCCGCTATAGAAGAAGAGAGCTCCTCGGCCccgcaccaccatcatcacaataacaataacattaacagcGTGAGTCCCAGCCACACCGAGATAGCTGGCAGGGAGGGACAGGATGGGAACCAG GAATCCAGCCGGTGTTCAGTGTACTCTGTGAGCGGCGAGGCGGCGAAGGTGATGGGGCCCAAGTCAAAGTGGTCCGGGGGGGTGGACAATCCAGTGTTCGCGGGAGATCTGGACGCTACCGCCTGGAATCCATCGCTCAAGGAaaccattctctcctcctctcag AATGCGTCTGTCCCGCCCTTGACCAACGGAAAGGTAACGCCCGATGTGGAACAGCGACCGGAAAAGCATGCCGTGCAGAACGGTGTCGGGCACAGCCACGACCACGGCCACGGCCACGGCCATTCCCATATGCCCATCAATCGCCTGGGCAACAAGAGTATCGCATCCAACCTACGCTCTCTGCTCGTCATTCTTGCGCTCTCTTTCCACTCCGTATTTGAG GGCCTGGCAGTAGGGCTACAGGTGCGAGAGGTGGACGTGTGGTATCTCCTGGGTGCCATCTCAGCCCACAAGTTCGTCATCGCCTTCTGCATGGGTTTGGAGCTCCTGGCCAGCGGCACGTCAGCAGGTCTTATGGTCATTTACATGGTGGTCTTCGCCTTGGTGTCTCCCTTGGGGGTTGCGTTCGGGATTCTTGTGACTGAGAACTTGGCGGTTGACACGAGCAGCCACCTCCTGACCGTGACCATCCTGCAGGGCCTGGCAGGAGGCACCATCCTTTACGTTACGTTCTTTGAG GTGTTGGAGCGGGAGCGTGGACGTCCTGGCGGGCGGCTTCTCAAGTTCCTCTTCGTGCTGCTGGGCTTCGGTGCCATGGCCTCTCTAGAAGCTTTCGGTGGGCACAGCCATGGCCACGGTGGCGGCGGCCACGGCCACAGCCACGGTCCTGTTCAACCCTCTTCGACCACCACAATGGCACCCATCACCGAAAGTCTTCACGACGATCACCACGGCCATAGTCACAGCCACGGTCACAGCCACGGCCACAGCCACAACCACAGCCACGGCCACAGCCACCTGCACTAG